One Halobacterium zhouii genomic region harbors:
- a CDS encoding response regulator, which yields MTETATVLVVEDERELADLFTTWLASAYDVRTAYDVAGALDRLDDDVDVVLLDRRLPEGTGDEVLESIREEDYDCRVAMVTAVDPDFDVLELGFDAYVVKPVEREELEDLVERLLARSLYSDEVQKYFSLASRCATLETVKSESELAGDERYERACDEIEERRETLDALVSELDEQDFLAVLHDLGEDEASASTR from the coding sequence ATGACGGAGACGGCGACCGTGCTCGTCGTCGAGGACGAGCGTGAACTCGCGGACCTCTTCACGACATGGCTCGCGTCGGCGTACGACGTGCGGACGGCGTACGACGTCGCGGGCGCGCTCGACCGCCTCGACGACGATGTCGACGTTGTGCTGCTCGACCGCCGACTCCCGGAGGGAACGGGCGACGAGGTGCTCGAATCCATCCGCGAGGAGGATTATGACTGCCGGGTGGCGATGGTGACCGCCGTCGACCCGGACTTCGACGTGCTGGAACTGGGCTTCGACGCGTACGTCGTCAAACCGGTCGAGCGCGAGGAACTCGAGGACCTCGTGGAGCGACTGCTCGCGCGCTCGCTGTACAGCGACGAGGTCCAGAAGTACTTCTCGCTGGCGTCGCGGTGCGCCACGCTCGAGACCGTCAAGTCGGAGTCGGAACTCGCGGGCGACGAGCGCTACGAGCGCGCCTGTGACGAGATCGAGGAGCGCCGCGAGACCCTCGACGCGCTCGTCTCGGAACTGGACGAACAGGACTTCCTCGCCGTGCTCCACGACCTGGGGGAGGACGAGGCGTCAGCGTCGACTCGCTGA
- a CDS encoding prephenate dehydrogenase/arogenate dehydrogenase family protein: MDVLVVGAGAVGRWFGGLADAPVAFADADPERAEAAADVLDSRSRAVALDTDDSFGLVAVTVPMDAAADAVQRHAPKAQQAVVDFTGTMERPLRAMAEAAPARERVSFHPLFAPENAPGRIAVAESAPGPATDRVREWLEAAGNDLVDVDAAEHDDAMATVQGRAHAAVLSFALAADDVPEELGTPVYDALSELAERVTGGNARVYGDIQREYGGADEIAAAAQRLADAAAAEESSDAATTEESSDAATTEEPAEGESSGERSRETFAEVYDDAC, translated from the coding sequence ATGGACGTACTCGTCGTCGGCGCGGGCGCCGTCGGGCGGTGGTTCGGCGGCCTCGCGGACGCGCCCGTGGCGTTCGCGGACGCCGACCCGGAACGCGCCGAGGCCGCGGCGGACGTGCTCGACTCACGGTCACGGGCGGTCGCACTCGACACCGATGACTCGTTCGGCCTCGTCGCCGTCACCGTGCCGATGGACGCCGCCGCCGACGCCGTACAGCGGCACGCGCCGAAGGCCCAGCAGGCCGTCGTCGACTTCACGGGGACGATGGAGCGCCCGCTGCGCGCGATGGCGGAGGCGGCGCCGGCCCGCGAGCGCGTGAGTTTCCACCCGCTGTTCGCGCCCGAGAACGCACCTGGTCGCATCGCGGTCGCAGAGAGCGCGCCCGGTCCGGCGACGGACCGCGTGCGGGAGTGGCTGGAGGCTGCCGGGAACGACCTCGTGGACGTGGACGCCGCCGAGCACGACGACGCGATGGCGACGGTCCAGGGGCGCGCGCACGCCGCGGTGCTTTCGTTCGCGCTCGCCGCTGACGACGTCCCCGAGGAACTGGGAACACCGGTGTACGACGCGCTGTCGGAGCTCGCGGAGCGCGTGACCGGTGGGAACGCCCGCGTGTACGGCGACATCCAGCGGGAGTACGGCGGCGCAGACGAGATAGCGGCGGCAGCCCAGCGACTCGCGGACGCAGCGGCCGCCGAGGAATCCTCGGACGCAGCGACCACCGAGGAATCCTCGGACGCAGCGACCACCGAGGAACCCGCGGAGGGCGAGTCGTCGGGCGAGCGGAGCAGGGAGACGTTCGCGGAGGTGTACGACGATGCCTGCTGA